In Lolium perenne isolate Kyuss_39 chromosome 5, Kyuss_2.0, whole genome shotgun sequence, the sequence CAGACTTGGGCAATCATGCACGTCAGAAGAGAATATGATGCAATGTTGAATGGAACACCAAGTCCCATATCTGCAGAACGCTGATACATCTGGCACGATAGCTCCCCATTCTCAACATAAAACTGCAAGACATAATTTATAATAAGCAACATGATTGTTATCTCTAAAATTACCACAAGAAATATGTCTACCGTCCTACCATATTTATAAGGCAGAAGTACATCTAGACTCTAGAGGATCGATTGGTTGCATGCAAGAATAAGAACCGATAGCATTCACATTTGAAGCACATCAACAACATTGCAATTGACTTGTGAAAAGGATACATTCTGAGGGGAGAATAGCTCACCAGGCTTAACATCATAATGACCAGACGTTAAGTAAAAAAAAATTAATGGTTACTCATGCCAAATAAACTAGACTCGGATTTTACCAAAGCTTAATAAGAATATACTAACTTGTGCAAACATGTGGCAGGGAGGAAGGGCCATCTTTTTTAGATCTGAAGGATTCCATGCAGACATGATGATTCGCCGGTCGTCAGGATTATTCTTGATCTTGTCAATCACATCCATTAGCTGATCAAAACCTTTTCCAGTATAGTCAGCATGCATGTCTGTGTATCTGTATATATCATCATTGCTTAGAAAAGATGGATAGAAACAGTAAGGGAGGATGGGAGGAAGAGAGAGGGAGAGTGAGCAATGGAACTTACTCAGCACCAAAGTGTCGCCATTGAAATCCATAAACAGGGCCTAAATCACCTTCCTCCCTATTTGCTAAGCCGACACTACAAAATATTGCCAGGTAGATCAGATCTCAGAAATAGTAGTGTCCATTGTTCTTTAGTCGCTTATATCCAAGAGATATACCTGTCAAGATATTCTCTTGACGCATTGCCATCCCATATATGAATACCCTTTTCCTGCAGAACCTACAAAGAGAAAATAATACATATCGTACCAAAATCAGAAGTCTGGAGCAAAGTAAGTTCATGTGAAAAATTAAAACTACTAACATATATTTTTGCCTGAAGTGCTGGGAATGTTAACAAATACACCTAAAGGAACTGGTACCATTAACTTTCTTTCAGGATATGAGGGATAAGACTTGTCTCAATTAATACAAGAGGGGCACTCAACCCTAGGTGCGTGGAGGATAGCAACTTTTTTGCGCAACTGGCCATCACTACACCCCAGGATCTCAACGGGTACAGAAACTAGATTTGCAGATATGATTCATACAAAAAAAAGTGTTAACAGAGCATGTACCCAACTTATTAACTAGCATATAACACATTCACAAACGAGCAACACAAAGAAACCTATTACTTCAGTTAGAAAGCAGGGAGAAAATTCCAAATTTTAAATTAGAGGTCTCTAAGAATAACTACATGCATATCCGGGGATCACGTAACATTTCTATGGGCTTTTCAAAAGCTTGGAAGCCTTGAGCTATTTGTGTGAATGGGCAAGTAAAACTAATGTGGTTCTCTTGAACGCTTAACTGAGCAAACCCTCTCCAAGACTTGCAGACACCACATGACTTTGCAataaaaaagttcaaaaaatctaAAAGTGCTCCCAAACATCTCAATGCAGCAATATGAAAAGGAGAAGTTCCCAACTAGCAATGGAAATCAACTAATGGAAGAAAGACTCCTAAGAAGTCATTCAAGTCAAGAGATCATGCACCCAATCTTGCAGGTGTGCAGGTTTTATAAAGTtggcagacaccataattctatCTTACAAATAGTGTAAAGCCATGGGAATTGTTTGTCATGGACAGTGGATACAGGGTGCAACAAGATGAAGCGCAAGTTTTTCAGAGTGCATTCTAGTCTGTGGATACAGCCTGGGGCATTAACATGATAAGTGACCAAAGTATTGAGTATAGATACAAAATAAGAAATGATAGCAACTGATCCAACAAAACATTTAAGAAGTACCTTTGCATTTGTCGAGCCACTGATGAACCACAGTAGTTCTTCAAGAACACCACGCCAAAACACCCTCTGGTAAAGAGCAGATGCTATCATATTATTCATTAAAGCAAAAGGGGAATACCAAAGCTCTCAATTCAGAGTTTAACGTAGGCCAAGACAGTTTAAGGACATTAACACTGTTATGCAGCAGTACCCAAGTATCAGCATTCACGATCATCACTACTGAAATAATGAAAGGATAAGCATCTTCCTACCGTGAAGGGTCACAAGCTGCAACAACAGAATACATCCCGCACAGCTTATTTTTCCGTAGTGAGATATATAGCTAttcctagacaataactaattaaCTATACAAATCAGATAATGCAAAACGCTCTGTGTTCATTGAGCCCATGCAATTATAGTAAGATTGAAAGTACAGCGGTATCATAATTGATTGGATATACAAGTAAGCATCGCAAAATAGAGAAAGCGGCAGCAACCTAGGTGGCATGCATTGACACTAGGTTTGAATCAGTAGGAAGATACGAAAACTGGGGAAACAGATGCGATTTTCAAATCACTGTTTTCCCTTGTTTCTTTACTGTTATTTTTTATTTCTTTAGTAAAAAAGGAGGCAATTCTCGACATGACCAAGTGTTGTTAAGTAGTAATAACAGCTAGGTGTAGTCCAGGGCAAATAGATGCATACCTTCGTTGTCAGCAAGGGGAAGCTCTTCCTTAGGTTAAAGCGCATCTGATAGGAAAAAGGAAGACAAGGTTCATTCTCTGTTATTATCAAAGTAAATATTAAGGAAAAATAGAGAAATACCTGACAACCAAATTTAGACAACGTCCCTGTTCCAGTCCTGTCACCTTTCTGAGCACCACGCCTTATAATATCCTCGACAAGGTTGAGGTAGTAATACTCTTCATGGCGCTCGAATATCATCTTAGGGAGAAAAGAGAAGTTCTCGATTTCAAACTTGCTACTCTTGATATCATTCTCAGTTGATTCCTTGCCAATCGAGTCATGAGATTCCAAAACTGATTTTCTCACACGAACATAGGTCACAAAAGAATGCCTGATGTTGCTCTCAACCACTGGAAAAGATGAACACCATGGCTGGAACACCGAGAAGTCAACTGGAGGAATGAAGGTGTCGCACTCAATGTTTGACTGAATGTCAGTTAGATGGATAGCCTCACATGCAGGTCCATTAAGCGAATCCCTGCAGAACGATTTTGCAGACAGGGTCAACAATAGCACTGCAATTCAGCTGAATACATATAACACAGCACAGGTAGAAAAAGTTCCTGGAGAAGGCGACAACTCACCTCAGTATCTGCCCACCCCCTATCAAGAAAACCTTCTCAATCGACAAGCAATAGGGAGTGGACGCTAGAAGTTCCAAGGCAGAGTTCATGCTTCCACAGATAACAACATTCTCGGCAGTTGCAAAATCAAAACTACCAGACCGAGTCAATATGACATTCAGACGGCCAGGTAAAGGCCTTGCTTTAAGGGGTATGCTCTCCCAGGTTTTCCGTCCCATTATGACCGCGTTCTTCTTTGCAGGGTCAGCCGTAGTCAGCGTAAGCTCCTTGAAGAACTTAAGGTCGCAAGGAAGCCTCCACGGCAAGACTCCATCCTTCCCAATGCCCATGTCACGGGTAGCAGCAACGACAACCTGGTAGTTCCTCTGAAGGCCGTTCGTTGAATCGCCATTGGCAAGAGCGGCTGCCATGGCTATAAGCCGAGGTTGATTTAAGCTGTAAGATCTTCTTAGGCTACTGATGGCCAGAGACTGGCGTTTTGCAAGCCGAGAAACGGGTGCAGAAGTAACGCTGAAAAATCTCACAGCCTGAATCTGAAGAAGCAAGATGTAACTTGTAAGCTCGTAGTTTAGTCAACTGTAGGAAACTATAGTACTATACAGCACAGAACACTAGACAAATAAAAACGCAAAAGGCTCACTATTTCTTGGAAAACAATAGAAGCACCATGATAGCACAAGATATATGGTGTTTTCTATACCACTACTAAAAAAAGGAAATGAAGATCACGGGCCATCACAATACAAAGATAAGTGTCCACACAACAGACAATCAAGTAACGATCTACACAACCTCCCGAGCAAAAATCTGCATTCGGTTTGGAACGAAAGGCATTTGAGAAGCAATGTGCTATGATTTAGCTAGTAGTGGTATACTTGGGATGCGTGTCGAGAAACCCTAGCGATGCAGGCTCCTGCTCTGAACACCTCTGCCAGTAGCATCTGGATCCTGGACTAACAAAACGAGAAATTCACCTTGTCTGCTTACAGCATTTCAGCAACTGAAACAACAAAAAGCAATGAACTGGCTGAAGCAAGAAAGTAGAAAGAACAGGGTGGCATTATATGCAGTCCTAGGGTGATGGAAATGTTATTGCTATGCGGTGTTATTCAATCAGTTGTTCAGCCTGACGATACTTGGTAGGCCACTTTATGCTACAAATCTCAGTATACACCTGAAAGTATGCGTCAGAAGCACCAACTGCCCAAGGAAGCATACAGAATAATAATAAATAATATAATAACTAAATAAAAGCCTAATCAGTGGTAGGTTACTAGCAGTTTCGTCTTGATCAAAACTCGAGATCAAGCAACAAATCCACTCAACCGAGCAACAGAACTACGCATGGCCAGTGCTCGCTCGGCTTACAGCTTGAGAGATGAACACAACTGCTAGCGGCGATAGATTGGGGGATCTCCAGACGAATGCAACGGAATAGCAAATCTACCAGGTTGCTAGAGAGATGAACACAACTGCTAGCGGCGATAGATTGGCTAATAACACAATTTCAGCAACTGAAACAATTAAAAATCAGTGAACTGTCTGAATCAAGAAAAGATACATAATAGAGTAGCGTGACCTGCAGTCCTACAATTACAATGATGGAGTTATTACTGCTATTTAATGTTATTCGATCAGTTCAACTTTGTCCTACAAATTCCAGTAAAGCTGAAAGTATGGAAGCGCAAAGTACCCAGCAAGTCAGACAGGGAGGTGGTGCGAGATTGAAAGACTAATGGGTGGAATTTTTGCAGAGTTCAACAACGCGATAGATTTATTGCGTGAAGAATTCGAGATCAATCCAACCGAGTAACAAAGCTATGGCCAAAACTCGCTCGGCGCACCCAAATGAACACAACAGCTAGCGTCGAGAGATGGATGAATCTCGGGATGAATGCAGCCGAAGGACAAATCTACCACGTAGCTAGAGAGACAAATGGTTGGCGGATTGAGACGTACCGGGATTCGTCGGCGGTGGCGGACGGCCGCCGCTCGCCGTCGCTCGCTGGGGCctgggaggaggaagacgagagacttgctccggcggcggcggcgtgctccGTTGGGTGGGCCGGAAGGCTGGGGCGTAGGCCTTTTGGAGGGAGGGATGGATGGATGGGCTTTGAGGTGGTTTCGGCTTCTAGATTTTGCTTCCGCGGGAAAATATTTCATCTTTCCCGCGCGAATCGAACCTTTTGCTGTCGTGGTTAACTGTAGATTTGCAGTTTCATTTTTTTCGTAAGCAGCGAGAGATTTTGCATTTTTCGTAAGCTTAAACATGCTTTTTTGGTTCTTTCGCTGCTACTCAGTCAAGATCTGTTACACGATTTATAAATATTCGAAATCCAAAATGGCAGTAAAGCTTGAGAATGGTAAGAATAAGATTGTGATCGGTGATGAGGAGATATCACAAGGTGTGCCGACTGACGGTGAACAgacatcacatggttcagtccATACAGCATCACGATTTGGTGCAAATTCATACCGCATTTTGGTGTGAGTTCCAGATTTCAGACCACTCCCCTGCCAGCAGTCCATCTTTTGGTAACTACAGGATCAGGAAACATCCATGTAAAAGAAACCGATTAACCGATCATGAGCTAAGGGGGAAAAACAGTTAACTGTGACATAACAAACTTCAATTTTTCTGGGGTAAAGATAAAGATTCAAGTTTTCACTTCTCTCAGCATCCCAAACCCAATCCATCATCATCCATCCATCCAAGTTTAAAGCCACCCAAGGCGCACACAAGTCAAAAAGCTGCTGCCAGTAAACTACCACTGCATCTACTAGTTTCAGACTAGCTAGACTAGACTGTCACCAAAATGACGCCAAGAGCCATTGTTTCAAGATTAATTAACAGCAACATGCTGCTACTACTCCTGACAGAGCTTCTGTAAGACTGTAACTATCTCTGAAAACGCAAAAAAGGGCCTTGATCTGGCGACCTCCGCCAGGCATCATTTCTTCTTCTTAAGTTCCATCGCCTCCCTGAAAGTACAGACCCATCAGAACACCAAACAGGCCAATGACTCGCTCATCTCAGTTTAACAAGGTAACTACTAATCCTTTTTTTCAATTAGACAAAACTACAAATTGTGTTAACAAAAATGGTGGATCTCTTGTCTTACCAGAAGAGCTTATCCATCTCATCGTTCTCGGGGTCCAACTCCAGGCCGCGTGTGAGCGCCTCGCAAGCCTTCTCATACTCCTGAGGAAACACATTTTAAGTGCATGGCCAGCCAAAATGAAATGCAAGAAATGTGATTTTCTAGTGCACCTTCAGCATCATCAGAGCTTCTCCATGGCGATGGTGTGCCTCTGCCCACCCCTCGTGGCTATTCTTGCATTTGATCGCGTCTTTCACAGCCTTCTCTGCATCGCCTAGACGGAGCCAGCAGCGGCTCCGGTTGGCCAGCATTTTACGATCCAACGGATCAGCCCTGAGCGCCTGTAAAATTTGAGCCAAAAGTTTTGTCAATAGTATATTTTTACAGTAACATAAAAAAATAAATGGTGCTTGCTAGCTAAAAgatttttttgtcttgttttattgttAGGTTCAAGTGAGGTTGAAAATAAAACTGAACATTGCTTGAAAAGAAAGAAAATTGGAGGACACATAACCCCAGATTTGTACAGTCACTCAGTTTCATATTAAATCATCAAATGTATTTTCAACAGGTGATATGAATATATGATGTTCCATGCCTAAACTAATCCAAGGCCTATATGTATAGGCAAGAGTGTGCTGGAACTTCATGGCATTTGTTCATCACCTCATGTTTTTTCCTGGTTTTGCTTTAGCTCATATTTAACACATCAAGCTTTACCTTTGGAGATGGGAGATGATGATACTAGCTAGTACCTTCCTAACTCAACAGATTATATTCCTAAAAAAGTTGCACAACGGTGTACCTTTGTGTAGAGCACTGATGCATGTGCGAAATCCTGCTTCTCAAATGCTTCATCCCCTTGTTTTTTCAGGTCAGACTTCCTCTTTTTAACCGCATCATCATCCTGAGCAACATACAGTAACATTAGCCATGCATTCGATAAATCCTGATGCGCGAAAATGATGTAACAAGTGATTTAGTATCTGTGATAGAAAAAGAGAATTATTTCCTATTAACAGAGTTGCTACAAAATTGCATGGGGGAGTTAGAAGTCATGGGGAGCAAGCAATTGTTTTTGCCGCAGCAACATACCATAAGCTGCATGTGCTCCAGTTTGGCATGATTGATTATCCCATCAACGCTCCAGTCTGCCACATCTGGAATTGGGGAGGTGAAAGGATATAGAAGCTCAACGTCTTCCCTTGTACCATACACAGCGGCTAGCTCTATTGGTATTATACCACACTGTCAAGCAGAAGAAGAATGTTTATTCTGAAGCAATACTGAAGATAACAAAGACAATAGAATGGTTCCTTGGTAATCTAAGAATTATCCTGCTCCCCATATGGACACGACAAAATGGTGCAACACCACCAAAACAAATGCCTAACAGAACAAATGGTCCAGAATGCAGCTTGTGCTATTAATTTGGTACCATCAAGATAGGCCTAGATAGTATCCTGTAACTTTCTATACAATACCTGATCACAAAAAAAATGGCAAACAAAAAATAGAAACTATAAAGGCAACTGATAGTAATCAAACTAATAATATGCCAAATCAGTGTCAAACACATTAGTCTTGATGTCAAAATAAGCCCATTCAACTGATGCCCAAGTGATTCAAGACTCGAGCACTACTTTGGACAAAATTAGACTTATTGGCCCATCCTCGGTTCCCTTCACATATAAACTACTGCCATATTTTTTCAGACACTACATGGCATTATTATGTTATATAATTGTGCCACACCAGTGTCACGTATATTAATTTTGCTGGTGCCAGAAGTCTAGAACTTCTGATGCTCCAAAGTAAATCAGCTCACTATGATAATCGTGAAAAACAAGAGAGAATATCACCTCATCAGGACGATTTGCGTCTGCACCTGCCTCCAACAAGCACTTAATAATTTCAGTTAAGCCTTCGCTTGCAGCTCTTGCCAAGGAATTATTATTAACATCGTTCACATTAGCTCCAGCCTGCCAAATATGAGTGTACAAGAGAAGATAGTTAGACAGAGCCTCTCTTGCAAGGAAACTAGGAAAGAACACATTAAATAGTAGATAACGGCTGCGTATATACCTGAATCAATAGCTTGACACAATGCTTGGAAGCAGCAAACACTGCAGCATCTAGAGGTGTTGCCAGACAAGAAGGCACAACCATGTTGACCTGTGAGAAACGAAGGCTACCATAAACATTTTCATGCCAGAACAATGTGCAAATGACAGGTCCTTGAGAGAGCAAATTTTAGGCCATGGCCACAAGTAACTAGTTTCAAGTGAAGCAAATACAGCAGCATAAGTCATGCAGGGTGAAGGGATAAAAAGAAAGAATGGTGTACATTTTCAAAAGGCATTTTCGTGCCACAATAATGCGTAATAAAATGACAGGTCCTTGAAAGAGCAAATTTTAGGCCATGGCCACAAGTAGGTAACTACTTTCAAGTGAAGCAAATACAGCATAAGTCATGCAGGTTGAAGGGATAAAAAGAAAGAATGGTGTACATCTGCATGGTGCTCCAACAAAACCTCCACAGTACTCTCGTGTCCTTTAAGGGCGGCGAGACACAGTGGTGTCCCCTGTTCTGACTTGCCGTCGACTTCGGCTCCTCTAGAAAGCAGCAGTTTTAGTATCTCGGACTTCCCTGAAGAAGCACATGGAAAGCTGAAGATGAGAATAATTATGCAAGCAAGCCATGCTTGGACAACCACGGTTTGAGCAGAGCAAAACAATGATTTTACATTTTAGAAATTAAACTTGAATTCTCGAAAGAAAAAGAAATTAAACTTGAGGAGCAACAAAAGGCACAAGTTTCAACGGCTATAGTAATAGAGCAATGTAACATATTCTGGATGAAGTTCAAAGTTTCAAATGCtagtaaaataaaaaaggcaaccGCAGCAATGAATTCCCCTGTTCGTACTAGCTAGCTTGCTGTTGCAGTAGTACCTGTCATCGCAGCCCGATGGACAACAGTGGCGCCCTCCTCACATTCCTGGTGGAGATCGGCCCCGTGGTCAAGCAGGAACCTGACGGCCGGCAGGTTGCCGCCGGACACGGCGTGCTCCAGGGGCGTCTTCTTCCCTGCACCGCGCGTATGTAAACAAGATTACTGATTTGCTTGGTGATGCTTTGGATGGGAAGAAAGAAACAGAGGGATGGATGGGGTGAGTGGTTTACTTGGTGATGCGTCCCACATGTTGACGTCCATCCCGAGCGTGTCGACGAGGTAGCGGCAGGCGTCGAGCCTCCCGAGGCCCCCGACGGCGGCGTGGAGCGCGTTCATGCCGCGATAGGTGGTGGCGGCCAGCGTGGAGTCCTCGCCCTTGTTCCCCCCGCTCCTGTCCAGGCGCCGCGCGATCTCTGCGTCGATGAATTGGGCATGTCCGGGTTAGCGTGTCTGCGTGTGCTCCGCAGCAAGTAGCAGCAAGAAAAGCAGAGGACCATCGAACCAATCGATGGAGCCGAATCGATCAGCGCGGGAAGAGACCAAAAAGGGGGGACCTTGTTGGGGGAGAATCGGTGGAGTGCGTACCCTTGAGGCGGCGGACGTTGCCGTAGTAGGCGGCGACGAGGAAGCGCGCCTCCGGCGGCCACTCGTCCTCGTCTGCTAGCCAATCGCGCGCGCAGGCAGGGGAACCAACCAAGACAGAGAGGAACGAAGCATCAGCGGCGGTGGATTAAGAGGGGGTTTAGCGTCGAGCGGCAGTGGTGAAGGAAAGGAAAGGAAAGCAGGTACCTTTGCCGAGGGACTTCTC encodes:
- the LOC127299054 gene encoding bifunctional dihydrofolate reductase-thymidylate synthase isoform X2, which codes for MAAALANGDSTNGLQRNYQVVVAATRDMGIGKDGVLPWRLPCDLKFFKELTLTTADPAKKNAVIMGRKTWESIPLKARPLPGRLNVILTRSGSFDFATAENVVICGSMNSALELLASTPYCLSIEKVFLIGGGQILRDSLNGPACEAIHLTDIQSNIECDTFIPPVDFSVFQPWCSSFPVVESNIRHSFVTYVRVRKSVLESHDSIGKESTENDIKSSKFEIENFSFLPKMIFERHEEYYYLNLVEDIIRRGAQKGDRTGTGTLSKFGCQMRFNLRKSFPLLTTKRVFWRGVLEELLWFISGSTNAKVLQEKGIHIWDGNASREYLDSVGLANREEGDLGPVYGFQWRHFGAEYTDMHADYTGKGFDQLMDVIDKIKNNPDDRRIIMSAWNPSDLKKMALPPCHMFAQFYVENGELSCQMYQRSADMGLGVPFNIASYSLLTCMIAQVCGLSPGDFIHVIGDAHVYRTHVRALEEQIQKLPKPFPILKINSSKKDIDAFEASDFKLDGYNPHKKIEMEMAI
- the LOC127299054 gene encoding bifunctional dihydrofolate reductase-thymidylate synthase isoform X1; this translates as MLLAEVFRAGACIARVSRHASQIQAVRFFSVTSAPVSRLAKRQSLAISSLRRSYSLNQPRLIAMAAALANGDSTNGLQRNYQVVVAATRDMGIGKDGVLPWRLPCDLKFFKELTLTTADPAKKNAVIMGRKTWESIPLKARPLPGRLNVILTRSGSFDFATAENVVICGSMNSALELLASTPYCLSIEKVFLIGGGQILRDSLNGPACEAIHLTDIQSNIECDTFIPPVDFSVFQPWCSSFPVVESNIRHSFVTYVRVRKSVLESHDSIGKESTENDIKSSKFEIENFSFLPKMIFERHEEYYYLNLVEDIIRRGAQKGDRTGTGTLSKFGCQMRFNLRKSFPLLTTKRVFWRGVLEELLWFISGSTNAKVLQEKGIHIWDGNASREYLDSVGLANREEGDLGPVYGFQWRHFGAEYTDMHADYTGKGFDQLMDVIDKIKNNPDDRRIIMSAWNPSDLKKMALPPCHMFAQFYVENGELSCQMYQRSADMGLGVPFNIASYSLLTCMIAQVCGLSPGDFIHVIGDAHVYRTHVRALEEQIQKLPKPFPILKINSSKKDIDAFEASDFKLDGYNPHKKIEMEMAI
- the LOC127299053 gene encoding ankyrin repeat protein nuc-2, giving the protein MAETSLRLPAATAQLSLSIPFRAIRFLPHPSLTFSTFHFEREREGRETLAKSPPPPEQRAGMDLLEMPLPHFFEKSLGKDEDEWPPEARFLVAAYYGNVRRLKEIARRLDRSGGNKGEDSTLAATTYRGMNALHAAVGGLGRLDACRYLVDTLGMDVNMWDASPRKKTPLEHAVSGGNLPAVRFLLDHGADLHQECEEGATVVHRAAMTGKSEILKLLLSRGAEVDGKSEQGTPLCLAALKGHESTVEVLLEHHADVNMVVPSCLATPLDAAVFAASKHCVKLLIQAGANVNDVNNNSLARAASEGLTEIIKCLLEAGADANRPDECGIIPIELAAVYGTREDVELLYPFTSPIPDVADWSVDGIINHAKLEHMQLMDDDAVKKRKSDLKKQGDEAFEKQDFAHASVLYTKALRADPLDRKMLANRSRCWLRLGDAEKAVKDAIKCKNSHEGWAEAHHRHGEALMMLKEYEKACEALTRGLELDPENDEMDKLFWEAMELKKKK